A single window of Nicotiana tomentosiformis chromosome 1, ASM39032v3, whole genome shotgun sequence DNA harbors:
- the LOC138905208 gene encoding uncharacterized protein, protein MAVEKARLAFEIRIIFKILQTQQAAITQLQNQNRAPSRIEIESSQEIVHRAELVSNKSNGGEPETNPAIIKMLEDLTKRIETGEKRIEENDKKVKTYNSRVNQIPGVPPMLKGLDSKKFVQKPFSPSAAPNPIPKKFHMPKIPKYNGITYPNEHVTSYTCAIKGNDLEDDEIESVLLKKLGETLSKGAMIWYYNLPLNSIDSFAMFADSFLKAHAEAIKVATRKSDLFKVRQKDNEMLREFVSRFQMERMDLPPVTDEWVVQAFTQGLNARSSVASQQLKQNLIEYSTVTWANVHNQYQLKIRVKDDLLGAPTGSVYPNMPVERVKRDFDREPRSNKDRYQPYGRDRRDNGPVRNPVRNDRRNDRGQSSRGLMSKNGFDNNAESKEAPRLL, encoded by the coding sequence ATGGCGGTGGAGAAGGCGAGATTAGCCTTCGAAATtcgaattatattcaaaatattacaGACTCAACAAGCTGCAATAACACAACTTCAGAATCAGAATCGTGCACCAAGCAGGATCGAGATCGAGTCATCGCAAGAAATTGTTCATAGAGCCGAATTGGTATCAAATAAATCGAATGGAGGAGAACCGGAGACCAATCCCGCTatcataaagatgcttgaggatcTAACGAAGCGAATCGAAACAGGAGAAAAAAGGATCGAGGAAAACGATAAGAAAGtgaaaacatataattccagggtcaaCCAAATCCCGGGGGTACCACCGATGTTGAAAGGGCTTGATTCCAAAAAGTTTGTCCAAAAACCTTTTTCCCCGAGTGCGGCTCCGAATCCAATCCCTAAGAAGTTTCACATGCCCAAGATCCCAAAATATAACGGGATAACATATCCGAACGAGCATGTTACCTCATACACGTGCGCCATTAAGggaaatgacttggaagatgacgagatTGAGTCTGTGTTGCTGAAGAAGTTAGGGGAAACTCTAtcgaagggagctatgatatggtactaTAATTTACCACTTAATTCTATTGATTCGTTCGCTATGTTTGCAGATTCTTTTTTAAAGGCACACGCCGAAGCTATTAAGGTAGCCACaagaaaatcggaccttttcaaggtaaggcaaaaagacaacgaaatgctcagggaatttgtgtctcggttccaaatggaacggatggatttGCCACCGGTCACCGACGAATGGGtcgttcaagcctttactcaaggcCTCAATGCTCGAAGTTCCGTAGCTTCACAACAACTGAAACAGAATTTGATCGAGTATTCAACTGTCACTTGGGCCAATGTGCATAATCAAtatcagttgaagatcagggtGAAGGATGATCTATTGGGGGCTCCAACCGGTTCAGTTTATCCTAACATGCCCGTGGAAAGAGTTAAAAGGGACTTCGATCGGGAACCGCGGTCGAACAAagatcgatatcaaccatacgGTAGAGATCGGAGAGATAATGGCCCTGTACGAAACCCCGTTCGGAATGATAGAAGGAATGATCGAGGACAAAGCTcccgagggctcatgagcaagaatggtttcgaTAATAATGCCGAATCTAAAGAAGCACCTCGATTGTtataa